A part of Larkinella insperata genomic DNA contains:
- a CDS encoding thiamine phosphate synthase: MKISQLHYITTSPEQADAACRAGVDWVQLRVKNRSAADWKALALDTLAVCRQYNARLIINDNVVLAGEIGADGVHVGKEDLPVAKARRLLGPSVIIGGTANTLEDMRAHHAAGATYIGLGPYRFTNTKEKLSPILGLEGYHNLLTACASEGFSLPIIAIGGIEVADVSALLREGVHGIAVSAAITRDPQRQVPAFWQAIQTVTPYSTLEKQ, from the coding sequence ATGAAGATTAGCCAATTACACTATATCACCACCTCCCCCGAACAGGCCGACGCGGCTTGTCGGGCGGGGGTAGACTGGGTGCAGTTGCGGGTTAAAAACCGCAGCGCAGCCGATTGGAAGGCGCTGGCCCTCGACACGCTGGCCGTTTGCCGCCAGTACAACGCCCGGCTGATCATTAACGATAACGTGGTCCTGGCCGGTGAAATCGGTGCCGATGGCGTTCACGTCGGGAAAGAGGACCTGCCCGTGGCCAAAGCCCGGCGGTTGCTGGGCCCTTCGGTGATTATCGGCGGCACGGCCAACACCTTAGAGGACATGCGAGCCCACCACGCTGCTGGAGCAACCTACATTGGTCTTGGGCCGTACCGATTCACGAATACCAAGGAAAAATTAAGCCCTATTCTGGGCCTGGAAGGCTACCACAACTTACTGACTGCTTGCGCATCCGAAGGGTTTTCGCTGCCGATCATCGCTATTGGTGGCATTGAGGTGGCCGACGTATCGGCGCTCCTTCGGGAAGGGGTACACGGCATTGCCGTTTCGGCGGCTATTACCCGCGATCCCCAACGGCAGGTGCCCGCCTTCTGGCAGGCCATTCAAACGGTTACACCCTATTCAACGCTGGAAAAACAATGA
- the moeB gene encoding molybdopterin-synthase adenylyltransferase MoeB, protein MTEIEQERYSRHLLLPEIGLAGQEKLKRTRVLVIGAGGLGCPVLQYLTAAGIGTIDVADGDTVALSNLQRQILFSTADVGKPKAQAAATRLREQNPLITIQAHSTFLTDENALDWIAGYDVVVDGSDNFATRYLVNDACVMLNKPLVFGSIYRFEGQVSVFNVGDGPTYRCLYPDPSDLPACAEAGVLGVLPGITGCLMANEVIKLVTGTGELLSGKLLVFNAMKMSFQTFALAADPANKIIMELSAGRSVCALPVLEITHAEYRKRLAQAPDLQLIDVREPEEAARRTLGGKLIPLRQLLAQPTLIRADQPIVIYCQSGMRSRKAVEFLQAQGFQQVVSLQGGINAVPV, encoded by the coding sequence ATGACCGAGATTGAACAGGAACGATACAGCCGCCATTTGCTCTTGCCCGAAATTGGGCTGGCAGGGCAGGAAAAGCTGAAAAGGACCCGGGTGCTGGTTATCGGCGCGGGTGGGTTGGGCTGCCCGGTGTTGCAATACCTGACCGCTGCCGGAATTGGGACGATTGACGTGGCCGATGGCGATACCGTCGCCCTGAGCAACCTCCAGCGGCAGATTCTTTTTTCGACCGCCGACGTTGGTAAGCCCAAGGCGCAGGCGGCAGCCACCCGCTTACGGGAGCAAAATCCGCTGATAACGATTCAGGCTCATTCGACCTTTCTAACAGACGAAAACGCCCTGGACTGGATCGCTGGTTATGACGTGGTGGTGGATGGCTCGGATAATTTTGCCACCCGGTATCTGGTCAATGACGCCTGCGTGATGCTGAACAAACCGCTGGTGTTTGGCTCGATTTACCGGTTTGAGGGGCAGGTGAGTGTGTTCAATGTCGGCGACGGCCCCACGTATCGCTGTCTGTATCCTGATCCGAGCGATCTACCTGCCTGCGCCGAAGCGGGTGTTTTGGGGGTGCTGCCCGGCATTACAGGCTGTTTGATGGCTAATGAGGTGATCAAACTGGTGACGGGTACGGGCGAATTGCTGAGCGGAAAACTGCTGGTTTTTAACGCGATGAAAATGAGTTTTCAGACCTTCGCGCTGGCGGCTGATCCGGCAAATAAAATCATCATGGAACTGTCGGCGGGGCGTTCGGTATGTGCTTTACCGGTTCTGGAAATCACCCATGCTGAATACCGAAAACGGCTAGCTCAGGCGCCTGATCTACAATTAATCGATGTGCGGGAGCCGGAAGAAGCCGCCCGGCGAACGTTAGGAGGTAAGCTGATTCCATTGCGCCAATTGCTGGCACAACCGACGCTCATCCGGGCCGACCAGCCCATTGTCATTTACTGCCAGTCGGGAATGCGGAGCCGGAAAGCCGTGGAGTTTTTGCAAGCGCAAGGTTTTCAACAAGTCGTTAGTTTACAAGGAGGAATAAACGCCGTACCTGTTTAA
- a CDS encoding thiazole synthase — protein sequence MNEVISQPLQIADKTFSSRLFTGTGKFSSTDLMEAALLASGSELVTVALKRVDLANNNDDTLLHLKAPHLNLLPNTSGVRTAREAVFAAELAREALETNWLKLEIHPDPRYLLPDPIETLKAAEELVKLGFVVLPYIHADPVLCKRLEAVGVAAVMPLGAPIGSNRGLRTLDFLEIIIEQSQVPVVVDAGLGAPSHAAAAMELGADAVLVNTAIAVADNPVQMAVAFKLAVEAGRLAYEARLGAASPTAVASSPFTAFLEE from the coding sequence ATGAACGAAGTGATTTCACAACCCCTGCAAATTGCGGATAAAACCTTTTCGTCGCGCCTGTTTACGGGCACCGGCAAGTTTAGCTCAACCGACCTGATGGAAGCGGCCCTGCTGGCTTCCGGTTCCGAACTGGTGACGGTGGCGCTGAAACGCGTTGATTTGGCCAATAACAACGACGATACGCTGCTGCACCTGAAGGCTCCGCACTTGAACTTGCTGCCCAACACCTCCGGGGTGCGCACCGCCCGCGAAGCCGTGTTTGCCGCCGAACTGGCCCGCGAAGCACTCGAAACCAACTGGCTTAAACTGGAAATTCACCCCGACCCGCGCTACCTGCTGCCCGATCCCATCGAAACGCTGAAAGCCGCCGAAGAGCTGGTCAAGTTGGGGTTTGTCGTACTGCCCTACATCCACGCCGATCCGGTGCTGTGCAAGCGGCTCGAAGCGGTTGGTGTGGCTGCCGTGATGCCGTTGGGTGCGCCCATTGGCTCGAATCGGGGGCTGCGAACGCTGGATTTTCTGGAAATCATCATCGAACAAAGCCAGGTGCCGGTGGTGGTCGATGCCGGCCTTGGTGCCCCGTCGCACGCGGCAGCCGCGATGGAACTGGGGGCCGATGCGGTGCTGGTCAATACGGCCATTGCCGTAGCCGATAACCCGGTGCAGATGGCCGTCGCCTTCAAGCTGGCCGTCGAAGCGGGGCGGCTGGCGTACGAAGCCCGGTTAGGAGCCGCTTCCCCGACCGCCGTAGCGAGTAGTCCTTTCACTGCTTTTCTGGAGGAATAA
- the thiH gene encoding 2-iminoacetate synthase ThiH, translating into MFSELLKKYSWLDSQRAIATKTARDVEMALARTDRTLADFQALISPAAAPYLEEMARQSHHLTQQRFGKTMQMYAPLYLSNECQNICTYCAFSVDNKIRRRTLADDEMLREADALKAMGYQHVLLVTGEANQTVGVPYLKNAIRLLRSRFAHISMEVQPLDQDAYEELIPEGLHTVLVYQETYDRDSYKIHHPKGKKASYRYRVETPDRLGRAGIHKLGLGTLLGLSDWRTDSFFTALHLHYLERTYWQTRYSLSFPRLRPIDVLGVEGITSRNFSNCLTDRELAQLICAYRLFSPEVELSLSTRESPTFRDHVIRLGITSISAGSKTNPGGYVVELQSLEQFEISDERSPAEMAAVLRRAGYEPVWKDWDSSLMTVHP; encoded by the coding sequence ATGTTTAGCGAACTACTGAAAAAATACAGCTGGTTGGATAGCCAGCGGGCCATTGCGACAAAAACCGCGCGGGACGTGGAAATGGCGCTGGCCCGAACCGACCGGACGCTGGCTGATTTTCAGGCCTTGATTTCGCCGGCGGCCGCTCCGTATCTGGAAGAAATGGCCCGCCAGAGCCACCACCTGACCCAGCAGCGGTTTGGCAAAACCATGCAGATGTACGCCCCGCTGTACTTGTCTAACGAGTGCCAGAACATCTGCACGTACTGCGCGTTTAGCGTGGACAATAAAATCCGGCGACGAACCCTGGCCGATGACGAGATGCTGCGCGAAGCCGATGCGCTGAAAGCGATGGGGTACCAGCACGTGTTGCTCGTGACGGGTGAGGCCAACCAGACTGTCGGGGTGCCGTACCTGAAAAATGCCATTCGGTTGTTGCGCAGCCGGTTTGCCCACATTTCGATGGAAGTCCAACCGCTCGACCAGGATGCCTACGAAGAACTGATCCCGGAAGGACTGCACACGGTGCTGGTCTATCAGGAAACCTACGACCGCGATAGTTATAAAATCCACCATCCAAAGGGGAAAAAAGCCAGTTACCGCTATCGGGTCGAAACGCCCGACCGGCTGGGCCGCGCGGGCATTCACAAGCTGGGGCTGGGCACCTTGCTGGGGCTGTCGGACTGGCGCACGGACAGCTTTTTTACGGCCCTGCACCTGCATTACCTGGAACGTACGTATTGGCAAACCCGCTACAGTCTGTCGTTTCCGCGTTTGCGGCCCATCGACGTACTGGGCGTGGAGGGGATAACGTCCCGAAATTTCAGCAACTGCCTGACCGACCGGGAGTTGGCCCAACTGATTTGCGCCTACCGGCTGTTCAGTCCCGAAGTCGAATTATCGCTGTCAACGCGCGAAAGTCCGACCTTCCGCGACCACGTTATTCGGTTGGGAATCACCAGCATCAGCGCGGGTTCGAAGACCAATCCGGGGGGCTACGTCGTGGAGCTGCAGTCACTCGAGCAGTTTGAAATTTCCGACGAACGTTCCCCGGCTGAAATGGCGGCCGTACTCCGGCGGGCCGGTTACGAGCCGGTCTGGAAAGATTGGGATTCCAGCTTAATGACCGTACATCCATGA